A stretch of the Lolium perenne isolate Kyuss_39 chromosome 3, Kyuss_2.0, whole genome shotgun sequence genome encodes the following:
- the LOC127343241 gene encoding large ribosomal subunit protein eL20z, producing MGGEMPAADGKDRSASASASGFAPSAPPYPQQPQYGTFGPPSASGQFPQPAVGVPQPAPPHGFQNYQPPPQASYAVYPPQQAYSAAAPYYGQGYHAVQGYIPVVEGRPVRMRRLPCCGLGMGWFLFIIGFFFAAIPWYVGAFVLICVRVHDYREKPGYVACTIAASLAALAMLLGATKGAEVW from the exons ATGGGCGGCGAGATGCCTGCCGCCGACGGCAAGGAccgctccgcctccgcctccgcctccggatTCGCGCCCTCGGCGCCGCCGTACCCGCAGCAGCCCCAGTACGGCACCTTCGGGCCCCCGTCCGCCTCCGGCCAGTTCCCGCAGCCGGCGGTCGGGGTCCCCCAGCCGGCCCCACCGCACGGGTTCCAGAACTACCAGCCGCCGCCGCAGGCCTCCTACGCGGTCTACCCTCCTCAGCAGGCCTATTCGGCCGCCGCGCCCTACTACGGCCAGGGCTACCATGCCGTGCAAG GTTATATACCTGTTGTTGAAGGAAGGCCTGTGAGGATGCGACGTCTTCCATGCTGTGGCCTTGGCATGGGCTGGTTTCT GTTCATTATTGGCTTCTTCTTTGCTGCCATTCCATGGTACGTTGGTGCTTTTGTTCTAATCTGCGTCCGAGTACATGACTACAGGGAGAAGCCAGGATATGTTGCTTGCACTATTGCT GCTTCACTTGCTGCACTTGCCATGTTGCTTGGTGCCACAAAAGGAGCAGAGGTGTGGTGA
- the LOC127343240 gene encoding BTB/POZ and MATH domain-containing protein 2, translating to MSSFAGVSVITNGKHCTTSAIDVDTDSGYHLLVVKNYSHVIQEVPNEEVIRSGSFMVGGHKWEIWFYPNGDDPTCADFISLYLCRDDDDDYMEEAVEVMFQFSFVDQVEYRKSMHIRPTETSNFPSKDPFGGSSKFVRRDTLERSANLKGDCFTIRCDIMVCNTHDSDGTLSTIDEHFNYLLQNKVGADVTFEVCGEMFAAHRCVLAARSKVFMAQLFGPMAEGTTSSVIQIKDMEAKVFAALLRFIYTDSFPEMEKENNMEEEGEDEEDRQDEDVMWLQDLLVAADRYDLRRLKFLCEKRLSEHINVSLVASTLALAEKHHCHRLKEACFKFIQVQSPKCLDEVMATDGWEHIISTHPSVLNELLAKLVSSNQKMDEKRKR from the coding sequence ATGTCGTCATTCGCCGGTGTATCAGTCATCACCAACGGAAAGCACTGCACCACATCGGCTATCGACGTCGACACGGACAGCGGGTACCACCTGCTTGTGGTGAAAAACTACTCTCATGTCATACAAGAGGTGCCCAACGAAGAGGTAATCAGATCTGGGTCTTTCATGGTAGGAGGCCATAAGTGGGAGATCTGGTTCTATCCTAATGGTGACGACCCGACTTGTGCTGACTTCATCTCTCTGTACCTTTGCCGTGATGACGACGATGACTATATGGAAGAGGCTGTGGAGGTGATGTTCCAGTTTAGTTTCGTTGACCAGGTCGAGTATCGAAAGTCTATGCACATTCGTCCAACTGAAACATCCAACTTCCCCAGCAAAGATCCTTTTGGGGGCAGCAGCAAGTTTGTGAGAAGGGATACCCTTGAACGATCAGCTAATCTCAAGGGTGATTGTTTCACCATCCGGTGTGACATTATGGTTTGCAACACCCACGATTCCGATGGCACCCTGTCAACGATAGACGAGCATTTCAACTATCTCCTTCAAAATAAGGTGGGTGCTGATGTGACATTTGAAGTCTGTGGTGAGATGTTTGCTGCACACCGATGTGTGCTTGCTGCCCGATCAAAAGTCTTCATGGCGCAGCTCTTTGGCCCCATGGCGGAGGGCACTACATCCAGTGTCATACAGATCAAAGACATGGAAGCAAAAGTGTTTGCGGCTCTGCTTAGGTTCATCTACACAGATTCATTCCCTGAGATGGAAAAGGAGAACAACatggaggaggaaggagaagaTGAGGAAGACAGACAAGATGAGGATGTAATGTGGCTGCAAGACTTGCTTGTGGCGGCAGACAGATACGACCTCCGACGGCTCAAGTTCTTATGTGAAAAACGGTTGTCTGAGCACATAAATGTGAGCTTGGTGGCGTCGACTCTTGCTCTAGCTGAGAAGCACCACTGCCACAGACTGAAGGAGGCGTGCTTCAAGTTTATCCAAGTCCAATCTCCCAAGTGTTTGGATGAAGTAATGGCGACTGATGGCTGGGAGCATATAATTTCGACACATCCCTCTGTTTTGAACGAGCTCCTTGCCAAGCTTGTGTCGTCCAATCAGAAGATGGACGAGAAGAGGAAGCGGTAA
- the LOC127343239 gene encoding putative cyclin-dependent kinase F-2: MAVVGPLPAVVDSRSKSCNGKPIWSLDDYGETGVLGYGSFGTVIKARYYGTGESVAIKILTSTSSQDAALREAGLLAACGGHRSIVQLRAMSFDPATDALSLVMEYVGPSLADVLRWRHGRPFPEADVRSVMRQLLAGAEHMHRRRVVHRDIKPENVLVGGDRMSVKICDLGLAMSMYEPPPYGRCGTRRYTAPEILLGKPDYDATVDAWSLGCVMAELLRGEPIFGVAAADDGDQLLKIFEILGVPDRWSWPAYESMPLAGELVTLPSIPRCNRLRQMFPEHRLSAEAFQVLSGLLCCDADRRLSATAALRHPWFTNNVDDAPECLI; encoded by the coding sequence ATGGCCGTCGTTGGACCCCTACCCGCCGTCGTCGACTCCCGTTCGAAGAGCTGCAACGGGAAGCCTATCTGGAGCCTCGACGACTACGGCGAGACGGGCGTGCTCGGCTACGGGTCCTTCGGCACGGTCATCAAGGCTCGCTACTACGGCACGGGCGAGAGCGTGGCCATCAAGATCCTCACCTCGACCAGCAGCCAAGACGCGGCGCTCCGGGAGGCCGGCCTcctggcggcgtgcggcggccacCGCTCCATCGTGCAGCTGCGCGCCATGTCCTTCGACCCCGCCACCGACGCGCTCTCGCTCGTGATGGAGTACGTCGGGCCGAGCCTCGCCGACGTCCTCCGCTGGCGCCACGGCCGCCCGTTCCCGGAGGCCGACGTGCGCAGCGTCATGCGGCAGCTCCTGGCGGGCGCGGAGCACATGCACCGGCGCCGCGTCGTGCACCGGGACATCAAGCCCGAGAACGTGCTCGTGGGCGGCGACCGCATGAGCGTCAAGATATGCGACCTCGGGCTCGCCATGTCCATGTACGAGCCTCCGCCGTACGGACGTTGCGGCACCCGCCGCTACACCGCGCCGGAGATTCTCCTGGGGAAGCCCGACTACGACGCGACGGTGGACGCCTGGTCTCTCGGATGCGTCATGGCCGAGCTCCTACGCGGCGAGCCGATCTTCGGCGTTgcggcggcggacgacggcgaCCAGCTCCTGAAGATCTTCGAGATACTTGGCGTGCCGGACAGGTGGTCATGGCCGGCGTACGAGTCCATGCCGCTCGCCGGGGAGCTGGTGACGCTGCCGAGCATCCCTCGCTGCAACAGGCTGCGCCAGATGTTCCCTGAGCACCGCCTGTCCGCAGAAGCGTTCCAAGTACTGAGCGGCCTCCTCTGCTGCGACGCCGACAGGAGGCTGTCGGCGACCGCCGCCCTCCGGCATCCATGGTTCACCAACAATGTGGACGACGCTCCGGAATGTTTGATCTGA